The following proteins are encoded in a genomic region of Herminiimonas arsenicoxydans:
- the rplT gene encoding 50S ribosomal subunit protein L20 (Evidence 2a : Function of homologous gene experimentally demonstrated in an other organism; PubMedId : 381019, 6317865; Product type s : structure) has product MPRVKRGVTARARHKKVLDQAKGYRGRRSKVYRIAKQAVMRAGQYAYRDRRNKKRVFRALWITRINAASREHGLTYSVFMNGLKRASIELDRKVLADMAVMDKPAFAAIVNQVKTTIAA; this is encoded by the coding sequence ATGCCTAGAGTAAAACGTGGGGTCACAGCACGGGCCCGTCATAAGAAAGTCCTCGATCAAGCCAAAGGCTATCGTGGTCGTCGCAGCAAGGTTTACCGTATTGCCAAGCAAGCAGTTATGCGCGCTGGTCAATATGCATACCGCGATCGTCGTAACAAGAAACGCGTTTTCCGCGCTTTGTGGATCACCCGTATCAATGCAGCATCGCGTGAACATGGCCTGACATACAGCGTGTTCATGAACGGTCTGAAACGCGCATCCATCGAGCTGGACCGTAAAGTCCTGGCCGATATGGCTGTGATGGACAAGCCAGCATTCGCGGCAATCGTGAATCAGGTGAAAACTACCATCGCTGCTTAA
- a CDS encoding Putative transcriptional regulatory protein MerR family (Evidence 3 : Function proposed based on presence of conserved amino acid motif, structural feature or limited homology; Product type pr : putative regulator) — protein MNERINKAELAALPPIPAKRYFTIGEVSELCGVKPHVLRYWEQEFTQLKPVKRRGNRRYYQHHEVLLIRRIRELLYEQGFTISGARNKLDSRILEARTDEDLPLDAVTIDPNAVLAIRKELMEILMLLK, from the coding sequence ATGAACGAACGGATCAACAAAGCTGAATTGGCAGCATTGCCGCCAATTCCTGCCAAACGGTATTTCACTATCGGCGAAGTCAGCGAACTGTGCGGTGTAAAGCCGCACGTTTTACGCTACTGGGAACAGGAATTTACTCAGTTGAAGCCGGTCAAGCGGCGCGGTAACCGGCGCTATTACCAGCATCATGAAGTATTGCTGATACGCCGTATTCGCGAACTGCTTTACGAACAGGGTTTCACGATCAGTGGTGCACGCAACAAGCTGGATAGCCGGATTCTGGAGGCGAGAACCGATGAGGACTTGCCGCTGGATGCGGTGACCATCGATCCCAATGCCGTACTTGCGATTCGCAAGGAGCTGATGGAAATCCTGATGCTGCTGAAGTAA
- the ihfA gene encoding Integration host factor subunit alpha (IHF-alpha) (Evidence 2a : Function of homologous gene experimentally demonstrated in an other organism; PubMedId : 1531459, 6397321, 2991205; Product type f : factor), with protein MHDEVATRAVNITDMNDVNSSELQSVLAADLNRAMLEAQVRSQAEKDLPTLTKAELAELLFEQVGLNKREAKDMVETFFDEIRNALERGEAVKLSGFGNFQLRDKPQRPGRNPKTGEEIPITARRVVTFHASQKLKSMVEVSNQTSLAHTS; from the coding sequence GTGCATGATGAAGTCGCAACCCGAGCCGTGAATATAACCGATATGAATGATGTGAATTCCTCTGAACTCCAGTCCGTATTGGCAGCCGATCTTAATCGCGCCATGCTGGAGGCGCAGGTACGTTCGCAGGCGGAAAAGGATTTGCCGACCCTGACCAAGGCTGAGTTGGCTGAGTTGCTGTTCGAGCAAGTCGGTTTGAACAAACGCGAAGCCAAGGATATGGTTGAAACATTCTTTGATGAAATTCGTAATGCGCTGGAACGTGGCGAAGCGGTCAAACTATCCGGTTTCGGCAACTTTCAGTTGCGCGACAAGCCGCAGCGTCCAGGCCGCAATCCGAAGACAGGCGAAGAAATTCCAATTACTGCTCGCCGCGTCGTTACCTTTCATGCGAGTCAAAAGCTAAAAAGCATGGTCGAAGTTTCCAACCAGACATCACTCGCACATACCAGCTGA
- the infC gene encoding Translation initiation factor IF-3 (Evidence 2a : Function of homologous gene experimentally demonstrated in an other organism; PubMedId : 330233, 6325158, 2954162; Product type f : factor), translating to MRLSGVENEALGIVSLADAFRLAEEANVDLVEIAPTAQPPVARLMDYGKFKYQEQKKAHEAKLKQKVILIKEVKFRPGTDDGDYNIKLRNLIKFLDDGDKTKITLRFRGREMAHQDIGFRMLERLKADLEPYGQVEQFPKMEGRQMIMVLSPKKKK from the coding sequence TTGCGTTTGAGTGGTGTCGAAAATGAGGCACTCGGTATCGTTAGTCTGGCAGATGCCTTCCGCCTTGCGGAAGAAGCTAACGTCGATCTGGTAGAGATTGCGCCAACTGCGCAACCACCGGTCGCTCGCCTGATGGACTACGGCAAGTTCAAATATCAGGAACAAAAGAAGGCGCACGAAGCCAAGCTCAAGCAGAAAGTTATTCTGATCAAGGAAGTCAAATTCCGGCCTGGCACCGATGATGGCGATTACAACATCAAGCTGCGCAATCTGATCAAGTTTCTGGACGATGGTGATAAAACCAAAATCACGCTGCGTTTCCGCGGCCGTGAAATGGCGCACCAGGATATCGGCTTCCGCATGTTGGAGCGTTTGAAGGCCGATTTGGAGCCATATGGCCAGGTCGAGCAGTTTCCCAAGATGGAAGGCCGTCAGATGATCATGGTTCTGTCGCCGAAGAAGAAGAAATAA
- the pheS gene encoding Phenylalanyl-tRNA synthetase alpha chain (Phenylalanine--tRNA ligase alpha chain) (PheRS) (Evidence 2a : Function of homologous gene experimentally demonstrated in an other organism; PubMedId : 91210297, 92046090, 93041726, 1537809, 1959653, 2991205, 6317865; Product type e : enzyme), producing the protein MNPLDQLVIQAQTDFAAADDAAALENAKAKYLGKTGQITEQMKSLGKLAPDERKTQGAVINSAKEKIEAALTARRDALSNAQMESRLNAEAIDITLPGRGRGTGGIHPVMRTWQRVEEIFGSIGFDVADGPEIENDWTNFTALNSPENHPARSMQDTFYIEGNDTQGKPLLLRTHTSPMQVRYARMNKPPIRVIAPGRTYRVDSDATHSPMFHQVEGLWIDENISFADLKGVYLNFVKAFFETDDLQVRFRPSYFPFTEPSAEIDIAFGSGPLKGRWLEVSGAGQVHPNVMRNMGFDPEQFIGFAFGSGLERLTMLRYGINDLRLFYEGDLRFLKQFN; encoded by the coding sequence ATGAATCCCCTAGATCAACTTGTCATTCAAGCCCAGACCGATTTTGCTGCTGCAGATGATGCCGCTGCGCTGGAAAACGCGAAAGCGAAATACCTCGGAAAAACGGGACAGATTACCGAACAGATGAAGAGCCTGGGCAAGCTCGCGCCGGATGAGCGCAAGACGCAAGGCGCTGTCATCAATTCCGCAAAAGAGAAGATCGAGGCTGCGCTGACGGCGCGTCGCGACGCCTTGTCCAATGCGCAGATGGAATCCCGCCTGAATGCGGAAGCCATCGACATTACCTTGCCAGGCCGTGGTCGCGGTACCGGCGGCATACACCCTGTCATGCGTACCTGGCAGCGCGTGGAAGAGATTTTCGGCTCTATCGGTTTTGATGTGGCAGACGGCCCCGAGATCGAAAACGACTGGACCAATTTCACCGCCTTGAACAGCCCGGAAAATCATCCGGCACGTTCGATGCAGGATACGTTCTACATCGAAGGCAACGATACGCAAGGCAAGCCTCTGCTGCTGCGCACGCATACCAGCCCGATGCAGGTGCGCTATGCGCGCATGAACAAACCACCGATCCGCGTCATCGCACCGGGTCGTACCTACCGCGTCGACAGCGATGCAACGCACTCGCCGATGTTCCATCAGGTCGAAGGTTTGTGGATAGACGAGAACATCAGCTTCGCCGACTTGAAGGGCGTGTATCTCAATTTCGTCAAAGCCTTCTTTGAAACCGACGATCTGCAGGTGCGTTTCCGTCCATCCTATTTCCCTTTCACCGAACCGTCGGCCGAGATTGATATCGCTTTCGGAAGTGGTCCGTTAAAAGGCCGCTGGCTCGAAGTGTCGGGCGCCGGTCAGGTGCATCCGAACGTGATGCGCAATATGGGATTCGATCCGGAACAATTCATCGGCTTTGCGTTTGGCTCCGGCCTTGAACGTCTGACGATGCTGCGTTACGGGATCAACGATTTGCGCCTGTTCTACGAAGGCGATTTGCGTTTCCTGAAACAATTCAACTAG
- the pheT gene encoding Phenylalanyl-tRNA synthetase beta chain (Phenylalanine--tRNA ligase beta chain) (PheRS) (Evidence 2a : Function of homologous gene experimentally demonstrated in an other organism; PubMedId : 2991205; Product type e : enzyme), producing the protein MQFSESWLRTMVNPNMTSNELAHMLTMSGLEVEEVEPVAPPFSNVVVAEVREIAKHPNADRLNVCQVDAGTGTLLNIVCGAPNVRAGMKVVCALAGAVLPPGEDGKPFEIKVGALRGVESQGMLCSVKELKLSDEQGGLMDLPSDAPIGQNFRDYYQLNDLKFTIKLTPNKADCLSVLGVAREVSALTGTPLKMPTYQAVAATIADVLPVTVSAPDLCGRFSGRIIRGLNARASTPDWMKQRLERSGQRPISALVDISNYVMLELGRPTHVFDLDKIHGGLNVRWGKKDESLKLLNGNTVAVDEWIGVIADEQQIESLAGIMGGDATAVSLDTQDIYLEAAFWYPNAIQGRARRFNFSTDAAHRFERGVDFATTVEHIERITALIVEICGQKDKTAVGPIDDHIVNLPKRDPVSVRTARAVKVIGVPLTDAQIADIFTRLALPFTQKDGVFSVTPPSYRFDIEIEEDLIEEIARVYGFENIPALPPVATNAMRIRPESTRSLFTIRRQLADADYQEVVNFSFVEQAWEADFAGNSNPIKLLNPIASQMSVMRSSMIGNLIANVRYNLNRKVSRIRLFEIGAVYLRNNIEQDGPLSVAGYDQPKHAAAIAYGPIVEEQWGMDSRNVDYFDVKADLEALFAPKMLTFAKVEHPALHPGRSAHVLLDGKVIGFIGELHPRWQQKYDLPLAPVLFEVEASSLQQVNVPSYREISKFPAVTRDLALVVKHTVSMQDLMDVFVAEKKMNPICNILQVVVLFDEYRGKGLESDEKSLAFRCTLQDTQLTLQDDLVDAAMAALVVAAGAKHGAKLRA; encoded by the coding sequence ATGCAATTTTCCGAAAGCTGGCTCCGTACGATGGTCAATCCGAACATGACGTCGAACGAATTGGCGCACATGTTGACGATGTCCGGTCTGGAAGTCGAAGAAGTCGAACCGGTTGCGCCGCCATTCTCGAATGTCGTGGTGGCTGAAGTACGCGAGATCGCCAAGCATCCGAACGCCGATCGCCTGAATGTCTGCCAGGTCGATGCCGGCACCGGAACATTATTGAACATCGTCTGCGGTGCGCCTAACGTGCGCGCCGGCATGAAAGTCGTTTGCGCATTGGCTGGTGCAGTATTGCCGCCGGGTGAAGATGGCAAGCCGTTCGAGATCAAGGTTGGCGCCTTGCGCGGCGTGGAATCGCAAGGCATGTTGTGTTCGGTGAAAGAACTCAAGTTGTCGGATGAGCAGGGCGGCTTGATGGACTTGCCATCGGATGCGCCTATCGGCCAGAATTTCCGCGATTACTATCAACTGAATGATCTGAAATTCACCATCAAGCTGACGCCGAACAAGGCGGATTGCTTGTCTGTGCTTGGTGTCGCACGTGAAGTTTCCGCCTTGACCGGCACACCATTGAAAATGCCGACGTATCAGGCTGTAGCAGCAACGATTGCCGATGTGTTGCCAGTGACGGTTTCCGCTCCAGATTTGTGCGGTCGTTTTTCCGGTCGCATCATCCGCGGCTTGAATGCCAGGGCAAGTACGCCGGACTGGATGAAACAGCGTCTGGAGCGTAGCGGCCAGCGTCCGATTTCTGCTTTGGTGGATATCTCCAATTACGTCATGCTTGAACTCGGTCGTCCTACGCACGTGTTCGATCTGGACAAGATCCACGGCGGCCTGAATGTGCGCTGGGGAAAAAAAGACGAATCGCTGAAACTCCTGAACGGCAACACGGTTGCCGTCGATGAGTGGATAGGCGTGATCGCCGACGAGCAGCAAATCGAATCGCTGGCCGGCATCATGGGTGGCGACGCGACGGCCGTGTCGCTCGATACGCAGGATATTTATCTGGAAGCTGCATTCTGGTATCCGAATGCCATCCAGGGTCGCGCACGTCGCTTCAATTTTTCGACCGATGCCGCACACCGTTTCGAGCGTGGCGTGGACTTTGCAACGACGGTCGAACACATCGAACGCATTACTGCATTGATCGTCGAGATTTGCGGCCAAAAAGATAAAACAGCGGTTGGCCCGATCGACGACCATATCGTCAATCTGCCCAAGCGCGATCCTGTCAGCGTGCGTACCGCGCGCGCGGTCAAGGTCATCGGCGTGCCCTTGACCGATGCACAGATCGCCGACATCTTTACCCGTCTTGCACTGCCGTTCACGCAAAAAGACGGCGTGTTTTCGGTGACGCCGCCGTCCTATCGCTTCGATATCGAAATTGAAGAGGATTTGATCGAAGAAATCGCACGCGTCTACGGCTTTGAGAATATTCCAGCCTTGCCGCCAGTCGCGACCAATGCCATGCGCATTCGCCCTGAGAGCACGCGTTCGCTGTTCACGATCCGTCGCCAGTTGGCCGATGCCGATTATCAGGAAGTGGTCAACTTCAGCTTTGTCGAGCAGGCGTGGGAAGCAGACTTTGCAGGCAACAGCAATCCAATCAAACTGCTCAATCCGATTGCCAGCCAGATGAGCGTGATGCGTTCATCGATGATAGGGAATCTGATCGCCAATGTGCGCTACAACCTGAACCGCAAGGTCAGCCGTATACGCCTGTTTGAAATCGGCGCTGTTTATTTGCGTAACAACATCGAGCAAGACGGTCCGCTGTCTGTGGCCGGCTACGACCAGCCTAAACATGCCGCTGCAATTGCCTACGGTCCCATCGTGGAAGAGCAGTGGGGCATGGACTCGCGCAACGTCGATTATTTCGACGTCAAAGCCGATCTGGAAGCCTTGTTTGCACCGAAGATGCTGACTTTCGCCAAAGTCGAACATCCGGCACTGCATCCGGGCCGCTCGGCGCATGTTTTACTCGATGGCAAGGTAATCGGTTTTATCGGTGAACTGCATCCGCGCTGGCAGCAAAAGTACGATTTGCCGCTGGCGCCGGTTTTGTTCGAAGTAGAGGCAAGTAGCCTGCAACAGGTAAACGTACCGTCCTACAGGGAAATTTCAAAATTCCCTGCGGTAACGCGCGATTTGGCTCTGGTGGTCAAGCACACGGTTTCCATGCAAGACTTAATGGACGTTTTTGTTGCTGAAAAGAAAATGAATCCAATTTGCAACATCTTGCAAGTCGTTGTTTTATTTGATGAATATCGCGGCAAGGGCTTGGAATCTGACGAGAAAAGCCTTGCTTTCCGCTGCACCTTGCAAGATACTCAATTAACCCTGCAAGATGATCTGGTGGATGCGGCCATGGCCGCGTTGGTCGTCGCTGCCGGTGCCAAACATGGGGCTAAATTACGTGCATGA
- the rpmI gene encoding 50S ribosomal protein L35 (Evidence 2a : Function of homologous gene experimentally demonstrated in an other organism; PubMedId : 10094780; Product type s : structure), giving the protein MPKMKTKSGAKKRFRVRPGGTVKRGQAFKRHILTKKTTKNKRQLRGSVGVHDTNMVSVRAMMPNA; this is encoded by the coding sequence ATGCCTAAAATGAAAACGAAAAGCGGCGCCAAAAAGCGCTTTCGTGTACGTCCAGGTGGAACCGTTAAACGCGGCCAAGCTTTCAAGCGTCATATTCTGACCAAGAAAACCACAAAAAATAAACGTCAATTGCGCGGTTCTGTCGGTGTTCATGACACCAACATGGTATCCGTACGCGCAATGATGCCGAACGCTTAA
- a CDS encoding Putative chemotaxis sensory transducer precursor (Evidence 3 : Function proposed based on presence of conserved amino acid motif, structural feature or limited homology; Product type prc : putative receptor): MFRNKNKSFFRYLKRTAVLLAAVAAGAGCALGVSQLAGDTFALPWLVLMAALVSAGLQELLHQRGSKNVHFINKIGSEIDHIMIGAAETSFFVDSIKNKIAQDVQAANGIVAGSEQNASTTEQIAANAERASQVAAEVRTESVAGRAEVNRGLEQIGKARDDAQAASEMMRVLQEKSRRIHGITEVISEIAARTNLLALNAAIEAARAGEHGRGFAVVAGEVRQLAQRTKEATDDIGSMVRAINVEAERAAGGMQALSGKVMEASQNVARVHEFLGNIERAASTSEEEIQQIARASREHVETTHRIAAAILEIRDGMLETDTELPRVAASAMVLSERAEVVYDAIAESGADTQHDSIRMIATEAAHQIGRIFDEAIVAGRITREALFDRHYQPLPNTSPPKHTTQFDAFTDRVLPTVQEAILDAMPQLAYAGAVDDNGYFPTHNKKFSQALTGNYDVDLVNNRTKRIFTDRTGKRCGSNTKPFLLQTYKRDTGEVMHDLSVPIYVDGKHWGGFRIGYRSSSVDLALAPPAAMPSPAIRLPVRISNRAGTA, from the coding sequence ATGTTCAGGAATAAAAACAAAAGTTTTTTCCGATATTTGAAGCGGACTGCCGTGTTGCTGGCAGCAGTTGCGGCAGGTGCCGGATGTGCACTGGGCGTTTCGCAACTGGCTGGCGATACATTCGCATTGCCGTGGCTGGTATTGATGGCGGCGCTGGTCAGCGCTGGTTTGCAGGAGCTTCTGCACCAGCGGGGCAGCAAGAATGTCCACTTCATCAACAAGATTGGCAGCGAAATTGATCACATCATGATTGGTGCTGCCGAGACTTCTTTTTTCGTCGATTCGATCAAGAACAAAATTGCACAGGATGTGCAGGCGGCTAATGGCATAGTTGCGGGTTCCGAGCAAAACGCCAGCACTACCGAGCAAATTGCCGCCAATGCCGAACGCGCCTCGCAGGTCGCTGCCGAAGTGCGCACCGAAAGTGTTGCCGGCCGCGCTGAAGTCAATCGGGGTCTGGAACAGATCGGCAAGGCGCGCGATGATGCGCAGGCAGCCTCCGAAATGATGCGCGTGCTGCAGGAAAAATCGCGCCGCATTCATGGCATCACCGAAGTCATTAGTGAAATTGCTGCCCGCACCAATTTGCTAGCGCTGAACGCAGCCATCGAGGCAGCCCGCGCTGGCGAGCATGGGCGCGGTTTTGCGGTGGTCGCCGGCGAGGTGCGACAACTGGCGCAGCGAACCAAGGAGGCGACCGATGATATCGGCTCCATGGTGCGCGCCATCAATGTCGAGGCAGAACGCGCCGCCGGTGGTATGCAGGCGCTCAGTGGCAAGGTGATGGAAGCTTCGCAGAACGTCGCGCGAGTACATGAGTTTCTGGGCAATATCGAGCGCGCTGCCAGCACCTCTGAAGAAGAAATTCAGCAAATTGCACGCGCCTCGCGTGAGCATGTGGAAACCACCCACAGGATTGCGGCAGCCATACTGGAAATCCGTGACGGCATGCTGGAGACGGATACCGAGTTGCCGCGTGTTGCGGCATCAGCAATGGTCTTGTCGGAGCGCGCCGAAGTCGTATACGACGCGATCGCCGAAAGCGGTGCGGATACTCAGCACGATTCGATCCGCATGATCGCAACTGAGGCCGCGCATCAGATCGGGAGAATTTTCGATGAAGCGATCGTTGCCGGTCGCATTACTCGCGAGGCTTTGTTTGACCGCCATTATCAGCCGCTGCCGAACACTTCGCCGCCCAAGCATACGACGCAATTCGATGCCTTCACCGATCGGGTTTTGCCCACGGTGCAAGAGGCAATACTTGATGCCATGCCACAACTCGCTTATGCCGGTGCGGTAGATGACAATGGTTATTTCCCGACCCATAACAAGAAATTTTCCCAAGCACTGACCGGCAACTACGATGTCGATCTGGTGAACAACCGCACCAAGCGCATTTTCACCGATCGCACTGGCAAACGCTGCGGCAGCAATACCAAGCCATTTTTATTGCAGACATACAAACGCGATACCGGTGAGGTCATGCACGATCTGTCGGTGCCTATCTACGTTGACGGCAAGCACTGGGGCGGCTTTCGCATCGGCTACCGCTCCAGTTCGGTGGATCTGGCACTGGCACCGCCAGCGGCCATGCCATCACCGGCAATCAGGCTGCCGGTGCGAATTTCGAATCGAGCCGGGACAGCCTGA